TGTTTCAACTGCTTGGTCTTGACGACGAGCAGGTCGCTGCCGGAGTTGATGCCGATATTGTTGAGCTTGGCCGCCTGCCTGCGCAATTGCTCCGCCACCTTGATGTCACGCTCATAACGCCGGGCTTCGGATGCGTCGGCCTCGTCGAGGGCGGCGCGGGCCCGGGTATAGGGCAGGGCGAAGACCGGCGATTGCTCCGGCCGCAGGAATAGCGTCCGGTTGGTCGTCGCATCGAGGAAGGCGCGATCGTGGCTGGAGAGGATAACCGGCACGTCGCGGGGGAGCGCATTCAGCCAGCCCTCCAGCTGCGCGATCTTTTCGAGGTCGAGATGGTTGGTCGGCTCGTCGAGCAGCAGCACGTCGGGTTCGCTGACCCAGCTGTGGGCAAGCATGGCAAGCCGCTGCCAGCCGCCGCTCAACTGCTTCAGCGGCCGCCGGCGCATGACCTCCGGCACCTCGAGCGATTCCAGCACCACGTCGACGCGCCAGCTTTCGCTTTCGGCCTGATCGGCAGGCAGCGCCTGCAGCACCGCATCGTAAAACGGCGTATCGAACATTGCGGGCGGCACATTCTGCGCGACATGGCCGATAGTCAGCCCTCGCGCTTTGGTGATCTCGCCCTCGCTTGGTTCGAGCGCGCCGGTGATACAGGCAAGCAGCGTCGATTTTCCCCGCCCATTGGCGGCGACAAGGCCGATGCGGTCGCCGGAATTGACGACGAGATTGAGTTTGGAAAACAACGAATTGCCCAGCGTCACGCCGAGATTGCGGATAGCGATGAGTGTCATGATCGTTCTCTGATCCTGATCGGGTATCGCGCGCGACCCGGGGCGTTCAACCATCACGGGATTGCGGGAAATTGGCCCGGGAAATTACAGGAATGCGCGCTCGAACCTTAGGATACGGCGCCGTATTGGCCACGAAGGGCAGACC
This Rhizobium sp. NZLR1 DNA region includes the following protein-coding sequences:
- a CDS encoding ABC-F family ATP-binding cassette domain-containing protein, with protein sequence MTLIAIRNLGVTLGNSLFSKLNLVVNSGDRIGLVAANGRGKSTLLACITGALEPSEGEITKARGLTIGHVAQNVPPAMFDTPFYDAVLQALPADQAESESWRVDVVLESLEVPEVMRRRPLKQLSGGWQRLAMLAHSWVSEPDVLLLDEPTNHLDLEKIAQLEGWLNALPRDVPVILSSHDRAFLDATTNRTLFLRPEQSPVFALPYTRARAALDEADASEARRYERDIKVAEQLRRQAAKLNNIGINSGSDLLVVKTKQLKQRAEKLEDAAKPAHLERSAGAIRLTNRGTHAKVLVTLEDAAVTTPDGTLLFKTGRQFICQGDRIVLLGLNGAGKSRLVLMLKQAIERPETARDSIKATPSLVLGYGDQALADLADTDTPIGTIIRRFDVGDQRARALLAGAGMTIDMQAKPIGQLSGGQKARLGMLVLRLTEPNFTLLDEPTNHLDIEGQEALESELMAHEASCLLVSHDRSFVRAVGNRFWLIERKRLVEVGSPEGFFASVASGV